A genomic window from Labrus bergylta chromosome 7, fLabBer1.1, whole genome shotgun sequence includes:
- the syt18b gene encoding synaptotagmin-11, which produces MPYHDEEYPGQPLWQSVLLFCCKGMIEGIMVILFFWLLVQVLFTKQLEVHLQILLLVGLIVFCLCLVLGCILCWRKGQICGVKDKNTVTSAPAPAEPLTFAQSPPLSSVTTAPRQQYKELDGNLPEYPSTFTSPAFSQVEIPSLTPSNRAVSEYKEQPKCYISLRRLSTPPLTAPLNKPIYHTDASLPTFPKLGLLAKTCKALQRRCTVSGSISCDEHSRLFTPEALSPSMPEGPIPLAPLNYGSNASYQEPKPCLHFTMAFSLEQQTLAVSVASLTGTSHKLEDLSVLGSLPPLYPCPIQASIQSSLSPESNSMLMLLKVSSEKELQRCVLRIAVYIREPPSLRGTTLGEVEVDCGGRAWRNEQLFHFTKDLNPNKWNLKKSLIPQDALVCKGLSCPPQIFILLQYQALTHRIKATVLRADNLDDLFHSSAATEYQVEINLHHDGVVISSRKTKAASFTVWNASFHFDLPPGDIRQLPLMLEFMIMQNQVLSEENVIGRVLIGPQSADAGRAHWRDMCTLQVEQARWHTVQPELL; this is translated from the exons ATGCCTTACCATGATGAGGAGTACCCGGGTCAGCCTCTGTGGCAGTCCGTGCTGCTCTTCTGCTGTAAGGGGATGATTGAGGGCATCATGGTAATCCTCTTCTTCTGGCTGCTGGTGCAGGTCCTCTTCACCAAACAACTCGAAG TTCACCTCCAAATCCTTCTTTTAGTTGGATtgattgttttctgtctctgtttggtCCTGGGATGTATTCTGTGCTGGAGGAAAGGTCAGATCTGTGgtgttaaagacaaaaatactGTGACGTCAGCACCGGCTCCTGCTGAACCTTTGACCTTTGCACAGAGTCCACCTCTCTCGTCTGTGACAACAGCCCCCAGGCAGCAGTACAAGGAGCTGGATGGCAATCTGCCTGAGTACCCCTCCACTTTTACCAGCCCTGCTTTTTCACAGGTTGAGATTCCCTCTCTGACACCCTCTAACAGAGCTGTCTCTGAATATAAGGAGCAGCCAAAGTGTTATATTTCTCTGCGCCGCCTCAGCACACCACCGCTGACAGCTCCTCTTAACAAACCCATATATCACACCGATGCTTCTCTTCCTACTTTTCCTAAACTGGGACTGTTGGCTAAAACCTGTAAGGCTCTACAAAGACGCTGCACAGTGAGTGGGAGTATATCTTGTGATGAACACAGCAGGCTCTTCACCCCGGAGGCTCTGTCCCCTTCCATGCCTGAAGGGCCGATTCCACTGGCTCCACTGAACTATGGCTCTAATGCCAGTTACCAAGAACCAAAACCTTGCCTCCATTTCACTATGGCCTTCTCTCTGGAGCAACAAACCCTGGCAGTCTCCGTCGCCAGCCTGACTGGGACTTCCCACAAACTGGAGGACCTGTCTGTGCTGGGCAGCCTGCCGCCTCTGTACCCCTGCCCCATACAGGCCTCCATCCAGAGCAGCCTGAGCCCTGAGAGCAACAGCATGCTGATGCTTTTAAAGGTAAGCTCAGAGAAAGAGCTCCAGAGGTGTGTGTTGAGAATAGCTGTATACATACGGGAACCTCCCAGCCTGAGAGGCACCACACTGGGTGAAGTGGAGGTCGACTGTGGGGGAAGAGCCTGGAGAAATGAGCAGCTTTTTCACTTCACCAAAGATCTTAACCCCAACAAGTGGAACCTGAAAAAG AGTCTGATCCCCCAGGATGCTCTGGTTTGTAAGGGACTTAGCTGTCCTCCACAGATCTTCATTTTGCTTCAGTATCAGGCATTGACCCATCGAATCAAAGCCACGGTCCTCAGAGCAGACAATCTGGATGATCTCTTTCATTCCTCGGCAGCAACAG AGTACCAGGTTGAGATTAACCTGCACCATGACGGAGTTGTGATCAGCAGCAGGAAAACTAAAGCAGCCTCCTTCACTGTGTGGAACGCTTCTTTCCACTTTGACCTCCCTCCAGGAGACATCCGTCAGCTGCCGCTTATGTTGGAGTTCATGATCATGCAG AATCAGGTCCTCTCAGAAGAGAATGTCATCGGTCGAGTTCTGATTGGTCCCCAGTCTGCAGATGCAGGACGAGCTCACTGGAGGGACATGTGCACCCTGCAGGTGGAGCAGGCTCGCTGGCACACTGTGCAACCAGAGCTGCTATAG